A segment of the Streptomyces sp. L2 genome:
GGAGCGGCGTGTGGGGGGACATGGTGGTTGCCTTCCATCCGGGGCCGGGGCCGCGAAGAGGTGGAGCGGCGGCATTGCCTTCCCGACAGGTGTCTTCGATTCGGCGCTGCACCCTCGAACGATTGGGCGTCAACACCGTGCGCATCAGCGGTTGTTGGTGGCGAGGGCCCGAGTGTGCGGCGAGTCTGCTTACGCATGTAACTATGCTCCCAGCCGACTTCACGCTGCAACTGCTTCCCTGATAATTTCAGCCAGGCGGTATCCAACTGATGTCATCACTAGATCACCTCGCAGCACGGTACGGTGATGGACCATCAGAGAGGGGAGTTGCTGCGATGGAGGGTCGTTCGGGAGCGGGGAACCCCGCGCCGACGGTTCTGCGGATGATCCTCGGCCGGCGACTGCGGGAGAGGCGGCAGAGCGCCGAGGTGTCGCTGGAGGACGCTGCCAGTGCCCTGCGGGTGAAGCCGCTGACCATCCGGCGTCTAGAGAAGGCGGAGGTCGCGCTCAGGCCCCTGTACGTGGAGAGGCTGCTGGAGGCCTACGGAGCCGACCGGCAAGAGATCGACGAATTCGTCGCCCTGGCCGAGCGAGCCAACGAGCCGGGCTGGTGGCACGACTACCGCGATGTGCTGCCCGGTTGGTTCTCCGCCTTCGTCAGCCTGGAGACCGGTGCGAGGACTCTGCGCACCTATGAGCCGCACTACGTCACCGGGCTGCTGCAGACGTACGACTACGCGCGCGCCGTGCTGCGCGGCGGCTTTCCCAATGACGGCGGGGAAGATCTCGAGCGGCGCGTCCAGGCGCGACTGCGCCGGCAGACGCTGCTTCGGAGCGAGGAGGCGCCCACGCTGTGGGTGGTGATGGAGGAGGCTGTCCTGCACCGCGTCGTAGGCGGGCCGGAGGTGATGCGGAAGCAGATCGACCGGCTCCTCGACGTCTCGGAGCTGGAGCACGTCAGCATCGACGTCGTCCCGTTCTCCGCGGGCGCCCATGTCGGCGCGTGCGCCCCCTTCACCTATTTCCGGTTCGAGGAGCCGGAGCTGCCCGACGTCGTCTACAGCGAGGTCCTCACCGCCTCCATGTACCTGGACCAGCGCTCGGATGTCGCCGCCCACCTGGAAGCGCACAACCGGATGTCGCTGCTGACCTCCTCGGCGGACAGCAGGGCGCTGTTGCAACGCATGCGCAAGGAGTACTCGTGATCATGAGCCATGTCAGTGTCTACAACGGGATGCCCGCTTCCGACCTCGGTGAGCACGGCTGGGAGTGCCCGTGGAGCGGGCCCAACGGAGGCCAGTGCGTGGAGACGAAGCAACTCACCGACGGGCGCGTGGCGGTGCGCCAGTCGACGGATCCCTCCGGGCCCGCGCTGATCTACACCACCGAGGAGATCAGCGCATTCCTCGAAGGAGTCAAGAAGGGCCTCGCCGATCATCTGACGGCCGGCTGAACCTGAAGCATGGATCCGGAAAACGGCGCCACTCCTCAGGTCGCCCCCCGCTTTGCACGCCCCGCACCTACGGAAGGGAACAGCATGAGCAGCACGCCGGCCTCGCGGGACATCGACACCAGCAGGCCCCACTCCGCCCGCATGTACGACTACTACCTGGGCGGCAAGGACCACTTCGAGGTGGACAAGCAGGCGGCCGAGAATGTCGCGGCCGTCTATCCCGGCATCTTCGTGTGCGCCCGTGAGAACCGGTCCTTCATGCATCGCGCGACCCGGGTGCTCGCGCGGGAGCACGGCATCCGCCAGTGGCTGGACATCGGCACCGGCATCCCCACCGAGCCGAACCTGCACCAGGTGGCCCAGTCCGTCGTCCCCGACGCCCAGGTCGTCTACGCCGACAACGACCCTCTCGTCCTGAAGTACGCCGAGCGCCTGATGCGCAGCACGGCCCAGGGCCGCACGACATACATCGAGGCCGACGCCAAGAACCCCGATTCCCTGCTGGACGCCCCCGTCCTCACAGAGGTGCTGAACCTGGACGAGCCGGTGGCGCTGTCCCTCAACGCCCTGATGCACTTCATCACCGACCCGCAGGATCCGTACGGGATCGTCAGCCGTCTGCTCGACGCACTGCCCTCCGGCAGTGCCCTGGCACTGAGCCACTGCACGCCCGACTTCGATCCCTCCACCTGGCAGAAGGTCACCGACATCTACGTGAACGCGGGAACGCCCGTGCAGTTCCGCGCCCGCGCCGACGTCGCCCGCTTCTTCGACGGTCTGGAACTCCTCGACCCGGGCATCACGGTGGGCCACCGCTGGCGGCCCGATCCCGCGAGCGACGCCGATGCCACGGAGCCGCCCACCGACGCCCAGGTCAGCCTGTGGACCGGTGTGGGCATCAAGCCCTGACAACCGCCCGCGGCGGCCCGGTCGTCGTCCCCCGGATCTCCACTCTCGGCACGGCCAGTCGTACGCGCCGCTCCTTCCCGGGCCGCTCGAAGCGGTCGAGGAGGCAGCGGGCGGCGCGGCGGCCGACCTCGTGCGGGGCGGTGTCGACGGTGGTCAGCCAGACGTGCCGCAGCCGGGAGATGCTGGTGTTGTCGTAGCCGGCCACCGACAGGTCGCGCGGTACGGCGAGGCCGAGTTCCTCCGCCGCCGACAGGGCGCCGACACAGGCCATGTCGTTGACGGCGAAGACGGCCGTGGGCCGCTCGGGGCGGCTGAGCAGCCGTACGGTCCCCCGGTAGCCGCCCTCCTCGGTGAGATCACCCGGCTCGACGAGCGGCTCGGCGCCGTGCGCGCGCATGGCCGCCTCGAATCCCCTCCGGCGCAGCGCGCCGACGGCTCCGTGGCCGGCGAGGTGCGCGATCCGGCGGTGGCCGAGGCCGAGGAGGTGCTCGGTGACGAGCCGGGCCCCGTGCTCGTCGTCCCCGGTGACGACGTCCACCCCGGGGAGTTCCGGCTCCCGCGCGCCCGCCACGACCACCGGCATCCGCCGGGCGAGCGCGGCGAGCCCGCCCGCGTCCGGGACCGTGCCGACCACCACCAGACCGTCGACGCCCAGGTCCAGGAAGGGGCCCGCGAGGTCGTGTCCGGTACGGCGGTTCAGGCGGGCGTCGGCCAGCAGCATGTGCAGGCCGGCCGTGTGCAGCACGGAGTTGAGGCCGTCGAGGAGGTCGACGAACCAAGGGTTGCGCAGGTCGTCGAGGAGGACGCCGACGGTGCGGGTGCGCTGTTCGCTGAGGCTGCGGGCGGCGGCGTTCGGCCGGTAGCCCAGCTCCCGGACGGCCCGCAGCACGGCGTCGCGCTTCTCGGTTCGGACCGGCCCGGAGCCGCGCAGCACCAGGGAGACCAGCGACTTGGACACGCCGGCGCGTTCGGCCACGTCGCGGATCGTCGGCGGTCTCATGGGATGGACCGTTCCATGCCATCCGCCGCGCTGTCAAAGGCTTGACACGCTGGGCTTGTCAGGACAAAGGTGGGCCGCACAGGATGTGGACCGGTCCAACCGTTGTCGACGGGCGGGCGACAGGCCGAGGAGAGGACTGCCATGGCGGAAGCGGCGAGGGGCGGCGAAGCGGTGGCACCGGCGAGAGGAGGCCAGGCGGTGCCACCGGCGGAAGCGCTGGGGGTCGCCGTCGTCGGGTTCGGCTGGATGGGCCGGGTGCACACCCAGGCGTACGCCCGGGTCGCCCACCACTATCCCGGGCTCCCCCTGCGGCCCCGGCTGGTCACGGTCGCCGAGGAGGTGCCGGGCCGGGCCGAGGAGGCCGCCGAGCGGTTCGGGTTCGCCTCCGCCACCCGCGACTGGCGCGAGGTGGCCGCCGACCCGCGCGTGCGGGCGGTCAGCATCACCGCGCCGAACTTCCTGCACCGCGAGATCGGCGTGGCCATGGCCGAGGCGGGCAAGCACATCTGGATCGAGAAGCCGGTGGGACTCACCGCCGAGGACGCCCGGGCGGTGGCCGCCGCCGTGGCCGGGGCCGGGGTGCGGGGCGCGGTCGGCTTCAACTACCGCAACGCGCCCGCCGTGGAGGCCGCCCGCGATCTCGTCGCGTCCGGCGGGATCGGCGCGGTCACGCATGTGCGCGTCCGGCTGTTCAGTGACTACGCCGCACATCCCGAGTCCGCGCTGACGTGGCGGTACGAGCGGGAGCGCGGCGGC
Coding sequences within it:
- a CDS encoding helix-turn-helix transcriptional regulator, translated to MEGRSGAGNPAPTVLRMILGRRLRERRQSAEVSLEDAASALRVKPLTIRRLEKAEVALRPLYVERLLEAYGADRQEIDEFVALAERANEPGWWHDYRDVLPGWFSAFVSLETGARTLRTYEPHYVTGLLQTYDYARAVLRGGFPNDGGEDLERRVQARLRRQTLLRSEEAPTLWVVMEEAVLHRVVGGPEVMRKQIDRLLDVSELEHVSIDVVPFSAGAHVGACAPFTYFRFEEPELPDVVYSEVLTASMYLDQRSDVAAHLEAHNRMSLLTSSADSRALLQRMRKEYS
- a CDS encoding DUF397 domain-containing protein, encoding MSHVSVYNGMPASDLGEHGWECPWSGPNGGQCVETKQLTDGRVAVRQSTDPSGPALIYTTEEISAFLEGVKKGLADHLTAG
- a CDS encoding SAM-dependent methyltransferase, encoding MSSTPASRDIDTSRPHSARMYDYYLGGKDHFEVDKQAAENVAAVYPGIFVCARENRSFMHRATRVLAREHGIRQWLDIGTGIPTEPNLHQVAQSVVPDAQVVYADNDPLVLKYAERLMRSTAQGRTTYIEADAKNPDSLLDAPVLTEVLNLDEPVALSLNALMHFITDPQDPYGIVSRLLDALPSGSALALSHCTPDFDPSTWQKVTDIYVNAGTPVQFRARADVARFFDGLELLDPGITVGHRWRPDPASDADATEPPTDAQVSLWTGVGIKP
- a CDS encoding LacI family DNA-binding transcriptional regulator; translation: MRPPTIRDVAERAGVSKSLVSLVLRGSGPVRTEKRDAVLRAVRELGYRPNAAARSLSEQRTRTVGVLLDDLRNPWFVDLLDGLNSVLHTAGLHMLLADARLNRRTGHDLAGPFLDLGVDGLVVVGTVPDAGGLAALARRMPVVVAGAREPELPGVDVVTGDDEHGARLVTEHLLGLGHRRIAHLAGHGAVGALRRRGFEAAMRAHGAEPLVEPGDLTEEGGYRGTVRLLSRPERPTAVFAVNDMACVGALSAAEELGLAVPRDLSVAGYDNTSISRLRHVWLTTVDTAPHEVGRRAARCLLDRFERPGKERRVRLAVPRVEIRGTTTGPPRAVVRA